From the Candidatus Saccharibacteria bacterium genome, the window TGGGAAAAACCATACGGCAAACCCGACCGTATTACCTCACCGCTGGGGATTATGCTAGATGCACCACTGGGCGGCGCTGCCTTTGCCAACGAATTTGGCCGCCCCAACCTCGCTGGTTACTTCCGCACCTACGAACAACACGACGGCCACGAAGTCCGCGGCTATCATAAACCGATTATGATTGCTGGTGGCCTCGGCAACATCCGTGATCAGCACGTTCAAAAGGGCAAGCTCCGCCCAGGTGACAAAATTATCATTCTCGGCGGGCCAGCCATGCTCATCGGCCTCGGCGGCGGTGCAGCCAGCAGTATGCAAACTGGCGCCAGTAGTGCCGACCTCGACTTTGCTAGTGTGCAGCGGGGCAACGGCGAAATGGAACGTCGGGCACAGGAAGTCATCGACGCTTGCTGGGCGAGCGGCGAACAAAACCCCATCGTCATGATTCACGACATTGGCGCTGGCGGCTACTGCAATGCCGTACCAGAACTAGTTCACGATGCTGGACTCGGCGCCCGCGTCGAACTGCGCGACATCGCCAATGCCGATCCTGGCATGTCACCCATGGAAATCTGGTGCAACGAAGCTCAGGAACGCTACGTCATCGGCCTCCGTTCCAAAGATGTTGCCCGTTTTGCAGCCATGTGCGAACGGGAACGCTGCCCGTATACGGTCATTGGCACAGCCGTGGACGAAGACCGCCTCGTTGTACACGACCGCTTGCTCGGTAACAACACCGTCGACCTCCCCATGAGCACCCTCTTTGGTAAACCGCCCAAAATGACCCGCGCGTTCTCCCGCATTACAAAAAAACCAACGTCATTTGATGTGTCATCTATAGATATAGCAGAAGCCGTGCAGCGCGTTTTGCACATGCCCAGTGTAGGAAGTAAAAAATTTCTCATTACCATCGGCGACCGCAGCATTACCGGTCTGGTCGCGCGCGACCAAATGATTGGACCATGGCAGGTTCCAGTCAGTGATGTTGCCGTCACGGCCGCAGCTTTTGATACCACCGCCGGTGAAGCCATGTCCATGGGCGAGCGCGCTCCTATAGCCGTGACGAACGCCCCCGCCTCTGGTCGCATGGCCATTGCCGAAACCATTACTAACATGCTCGCGGCCGACATCAAAAAACTCAGTGACATCAAACTATCCGCCAACTGGATGGCAGCCGTCGGCCACGAGCGCGGCGACGAAGAGTTGTACAATACGGTGCACGCCGTGGGCGAGGGTTTTTGCCCCGCGCTTGGCCTCACCATACCAGTCGGCAAAGACTCTCTGAGCATGCGTTCCACGTGGAGTGAAAACGGCAAAGCAAAGAGCGTCGCCTCACCGCTGTCACTCATCATAACTGGTTTCAGCCCCGTAGGAGACGTTACAAAAACGCTGACCCCTCAACTCGACGTTGGCCAAGATTCGGTACTCATGTTCGTTGACCTTTCCGGCGGGCATGCTCGGCTGGGCGGTTCAGCACTCGCTCAAGCCTACGGCAAAACCGGGGGCGAAACACCCGATGCCGACCCTGAGGCACTAAAAAAATTTTTTGCAGTCTTCACCAAACTAAAAGAGCAGGGCAAAATCCTCGCCTACCACGACCGCTCCGACGGCGGCCTCTTCACCACCCTCTGTGAAATGGCGTTCGCCAGCCGCTGCGGCCTAGACATCGACCTCAGTAGCCTGACAAGGACAGTCCTTGTCAATAAAGGGGGGTCGTTACTTGGGGCGCTGTTTAATGAAGAACTCGGTGCTGTCATCCAGGTGAAAGCGACAGATGAGAAAACCATATCCCAGGCGTTTTCGGGCTCCTGCTTCGTACTCGGCAAGCCAACCAAAGCCCAAGAAATCATTTTCCGTAACGGGTCAGAAGTAGTTTATAAAAATACTCGGGCCCAGCTAGAACAGTGGTGGGCAGAAACCAGTTATCGCATACAAAAATTGCGCGATAATCCAGAATGTGCGGATGAAGAGTACGCTTCGATCGGCGATGACGCCGATCCTGGGCTGACGCCCAGGGTGGAATCTGGAATCTGGAATATGGAATCTGGAATGGCTACAATGGCACAGACTGGAGGCACGCAGGCTTTGAGTGCCAATGAGGTCACGCCAGTGGCCGAACCGCTGCGTAGCGGCGGCGCGAGCGAGCAGCGAGCGGGGGAGTGGAGGCTGGACTCGAGCAAAGCGATGAGTCCACCTCAAGAGGGGCGAGCCCCTCTTAGTCAAACAAAGAAGGAACAACCACGCGTCGCAATCTTCCGCGAACAAGGCGTCAACGGTCAAGTCGAAATGGCTGCCGCTTTCGACCGCGCCGGTTTTACCAGCGTCGATGTTCACCTGAACGATATCATACAGGGCAACGTGACCCTCGCAGACTTTAGCGGTCTGGTTGCTTGCGGCGGGTTTAGTTACGGCGATGTCCTTGGTGCTGGCGGCGGCTGGGCAAAAACCATTTTGCTTGACCCAAAACTGCGCGCCCAGTTCAAGGCGTTTTTTGAACGCCCAGACGCCTTCACTCTCGGCGTTTGCAACGGCTGTCAAATGCTTTCTGAACTGAAAGAACTCATTCCCGGCGCAGAAACCTGGCCGCAGTTCTTGCAAAACCGCAGCGAACGCTTTGAAGCGCGCCTCCCACAGGTGCGACTGAACAAAACGCCGTCAATATTTTTTGCCGGCATGGAGGGTTCTATTTTACCTATTCCGGTGGCACACGGCGAAGGCTATGCGGTGTTTGCAACAGAGGCAGAAAAGCAATCCGCGGTAAAAAGCGGCCTTGTCGCCGCCCAGTACGTAGATGGCCATCACAAGGTCACCGAGGCTTACCCGGCTAACCCCAACGGCTCACCCGAAGGCATCACCGCACTGACCACCCCCGACGGCCGCGCCACCATAATGATGCCACACCCCGAACGCGCCTTCCTGACCCGCCAACTCAGCTGGCACCCTGCCGACTGGGCAGAAGATTCGCCCTGGATGCAGAT encodes:
- a CDS encoding phosphoribosylformylglycinamidine synthase subunit PurQ, producing MESGMATMAQTGGTQALSANEVTPVAEPLRSGGASEQRAGEWRLDSSKAMSPPQEGRAPLSQTKKEQPRVAIFREQGVNGQVEMAAAFDRAGFTSVDVHLNDIIQGNVTLADFSGLVACGGFSYGDVLGAGGGWAKTILLDPKLRAQFKAFFERPDAFTLGVCNGCQMLSELKELIPGAETWPQFLQNRSERFEARLPQVRLNKTPSIFFAGMEGSILPIPVAHGEGYAVFATEAEKQSAVKSGLVAAQYVDGHHKVTEAYPANPNGSPEGITALTTPDGRATIMMPHPERAFLTRQLSWHPADWAEDSPWMQMFVNAREWVAEKGNLES